The region GGGAAAATAAGAGTTCCCTTTTCTGACTTAGATGACTTTGTAATAATAAAGGGTGATGGAACACCAACTTATAATTTTGCTGTAGTCATTGATGATCATCTTATGGAAATAACACACGTGATAAGAGGAGAAGATCACATAACGAATACTGCAAAACAAATTCTTATCTACCAGTCATTAGGATTTGAAATCCCTGTATTCGCACACTTACCGCTCATTCTTAACAAAGACAGATCCCCGCTTTCTAAAAGAGAAGGCTCTATAAGCATAGAGCACTACAGAAAAGAAGGTTTCATACCAGAGGGAGTAGTAAATTACTTGGCAAGGTTAGGATGGTCATACGGAGACAAAGAAATATTTACCATGGAAGAACTTGCGACCTTGTTTGATATCCACGACTTGAACAAGTCAAACGCGATATTTGACGAGCAAAAAATGTTATGGGTAAACAGTGAACAAATCAGAATGCTTTCCTATGAGAAATTCCTAGAGTATTACAGGATATTTCTGTCAGAAAACAAGCTGGAAGAAAGGTTAAATGATGAGTTTCTAGTGAGAGCATTTGAGGTTTATAAAACAAGGATAAACACTCTAAGAGATTTCTACAACGAGACAAGAATATATGTTGACGATGAGCTAAAGATTGACCCCGAATTTGGGATTGAAAACCTGATAGATGAGAACATAAGGAAGTGCTTCAGAGATCTATTAGAAGCTATTGACGAGATTCTATCAAAGCAAGATGAAGAAGGAGAGGCGATCCTAAGAAGCATTCCAGAGAAACACGGAATAAAGCTAAAGCAATTTGGACCTCCTTTGAGAATAGTGCTAACTAACAGAAAAGTTAGTCCAGGACTTGTGCAAGTGATAAAACTTCTAGGGAAAGAAAAAACTTACCACAGGATAAAAAAATTTACCTAAAAGTCTCACATCTTGTCTTGTTATTTACAGAACTTATTGACTATTTTTGTAACTATTTCCGTAAACTCCCTATCCCCCTCAAATATTACCCTTGTTACTGGCTCGGTATTTGATAGTCTTACGTGTAACCACCCATTACTGAACCTAAACCACCTACCGTCCTCATCACTCTCTTCTACAAGACTGAACATTTTCTCAAGATCACTAACTATTTCACCAATCTCTTTATCTTCAATAACCCTACTAGTCTTTAGTTTTACCATCTCAAGCTTGGGAAGTCCTGAGATGATCTCAGAAAGCTTAAGTTTCTCTTTAGCCATAAGATAGAGTATTAAAGCTATTCCAACAAAACTATCCCTTGCAAGATTCACGCTTGGGAATATGACCCCACCATTACCTTCTCCCCCTATAAACCCTCCAACCTCTCTAAGCTTATCAACCACATTAACTTCCCCAACTTTACTTCTTACAACCTCAAAGCCAAATTCTCTAGCAATATACTCACTTAGTGATGAAGTAGAGAAGTTAATAACTATTGTATTTTTCTCAGAAGTTCTGTTTACATACTTTATTGCTGAAAGCTCTGCCAAGGGAAGGGTATACTCTTCTCCTGGTGCTACCCCATTATCAAGAACAAGAGCAAGCCTATCACCATCTGGGTCCAAGGCAAAACCCACATCACACTTTTTCTCTAAAACTACAGCTGAAAGTTGTTTTAGTGCATTTGGAACAGGTTCCGTTTCCCTCTGAGGAAACTTACCAGGATCATCATTTATTGATACTACTTCACAACCAAACATTTCTAAAAACTTCTTTCCCAGTAGATACCCAGCCCCGTTTACAGGATCAAATGCTACTCTGAATCTTCTATTTTTTATCACGCTTATATCAATCACGCTTTTCAGCTTATCCAAAAACAATTTCAGAACATCATCTAAGGAAATTTTCTCAACGCTACCAACAGACATCCAATCTGAAAAGCTATGCTTTTCCAGTTTGGATATAAAATCTATCCCTTCCTGAGAAACAAATACTCCATCTTTATCAACAAACTTC is a window of Brevinematia bacterium DNA encoding:
- the gltX gene encoding glutamate--tRNA ligase; translated protein: MVNLRFAPSPTGYLHLGNVRTAIFNYLYARKNNGKFILRIEDTDLQRSEKVFVDAIKRDLEWLGLHWDEIYFQSDRFDIYREYAEKLIQEGRAYYCTCSKDEIRERQKDSANIKFGVKYDRHCRGRSKKPMEEHVIRFDIGEFNYVEYEDVVKGKIRVPFSDLDDFVIIKGDGTPTYNFAVVIDDHLMEITHVIRGEDHITNTAKQILIYQSLGFEIPVFAHLPLILNKDRSPLSKREGSISIEHYRKEGFIPEGVVNYLARLGWSYGDKEIFTMEELATLFDIHDLNKSNAIFDEQKMLWVNSEQIRMLSYEKFLEYYRIFLSENKLEERLNDEFLVRAFEVYKTRINTLRDFYNETRIYVDDELKIDPEFGIENLIDENIRKCFRDLLEAIDEILSKQDEEGEAILRSIPEKHGIKLKQFGPPLRIVLTNRKVSPGLVQVIKLLGKEKTYHRIKKFT
- a CDS encoding phosphoglucosamine mutase; this translates as MPLKFTVSGLRGIWNDGITPDVVSEYTRAFLSYLKSKGSCKKISLGRDTRKTSPVISDIVSGIVRSCGVDVLDMEIVTTPMALFVTRIFQLDGGIIVTASHNPPEWNALKFVDKDGVFVSQEGIDFISKLEKHSFSDWMSVGSVEKISLDDVLKLFLDKLKSVIDISVIKNRRFRVAFDPVNGAGYLLGKKFLEMFGCEVVSINDDPGKFPQRETEPVPNALKQLSAVVLEKKCDVGFALDPDGDRLALVLDNGVAPGEEYTLPLAELSAIKYVNRTSEKNTIVINFSTSSLSEYIAREFGFEVVRSKVGEVNVVDKLREVGGFIGGEGNGGVIFPSVNLARDSFVGIALILYLMAKEKLKLSEIISGLPKLEMVKLKTSRVIEDKEIGEIVSDLEKMFSLVEESDEDGRWFRFSNGWLHVRLSNTEPVTRVIFEGDREFTEIVTKIVNKFCK